Proteins from a genomic interval of Rhodococcus rhodochrous:
- a CDS encoding response regulator, whose product MRATAESGEVWSAERLFAGPGESQERFRKTDWSATPLGPVESWPAELRMAVRTVLPSEVPMLLWWGPQLVQLFNDAIIPVLGDKYPAAVAQPAPECWHEVWDEVGARVERAMAGTATFAEEELLFMQRHGYEEETYWTFSYSPIRDESGEVAGVFVATTDVTSRVLGERRLEALSRLGTVAITDSGMSVIETCRNALDALAPSHQDIPLAALFLDSRVVDPDDPQPNWKQLAAIGTKPGFSGSLLGPDEDQLLSKAARASEPFVVSGVAERSPNLLDPQRTLGDHPIGTILLVPLTASGHDFPLGVLAVGLSPYRVFDAAYSTFVELVATKISGLLRDASAMDAERRRADAFAALDAAKTRFLESISHEFRTPLTLLLGPLQSMLDEATTLTDAQRQSLEVSQRAAIRLRRLVDALLEATRAETDPSRKPLRPTDPAALTAECVDLFTDAAQRAGLDLRSRIADAAAEQTRLDPQTWAHIVLNLLSNAIKYTPSGSIDVDLDVEDDLLVLKVADTGLGIPESELGRIFERFHRVESVGGRSQEGIGLGLSLVSDWVHTLGGSVTVSSELGHGSTFTVSVPRVLDPTSESPAGTVPGDLSAMYIGEAQQWDRVAFDEDESSTQGEDVESLPRILVIEDNADMRDYLTQLLRRQSWHVDAVGDSDAALERIRSRPPHLVLSDIMLPGRDGVELLGEIRRDPATSRLPVILLTARAGAEATIGGLRTGADDYITKPFHPDELIARVRVNLELSWLREQMLAARERESDQLKTALETRSTLSKAVGLMMATFKCDADAAFDKLVAFSQHRNVKVREIAEQIVGDYTASLSNSSG is encoded by the coding sequence ATGAGGGCGACAGCCGAGTCGGGAGAGGTGTGGTCGGCGGAGCGCCTGTTCGCGGGACCGGGAGAAAGCCAGGAACGCTTTCGGAAGACCGATTGGTCGGCTACGCCCCTGGGGCCGGTGGAGTCGTGGCCCGCGGAGCTGCGCATGGCGGTGCGGACGGTGCTGCCGTCCGAGGTGCCGATGCTCCTGTGGTGGGGACCGCAGCTGGTGCAACTCTTCAACGACGCGATCATCCCCGTCCTCGGTGACAAGTACCCCGCGGCGGTCGCCCAGCCGGCACCCGAGTGCTGGCACGAGGTGTGGGACGAGGTCGGAGCCCGCGTCGAACGGGCGATGGCGGGTACGGCGACCTTCGCCGAAGAGGAACTGCTGTTCATGCAGCGCCACGGCTACGAGGAGGAGACCTACTGGACCTTCTCCTACAGCCCGATCCGCGACGAGTCCGGCGAGGTGGCAGGGGTGTTCGTCGCGACCACCGATGTCACCTCGCGGGTGCTCGGTGAGCGTCGTCTGGAGGCCCTGAGCCGTCTCGGCACGGTGGCGATCACCGATTCGGGAATGTCGGTGATCGAGACGTGCCGGAACGCGTTGGACGCGCTCGCGCCCAGTCATCAGGACATTCCGCTGGCCGCGCTGTTCCTCGACAGTCGGGTGGTGGATCCCGATGATCCGCAACCGAACTGGAAGCAGCTCGCCGCAATCGGAACGAAGCCCGGCTTCTCTGGTTCCCTGCTCGGACCGGATGAGGACCAGCTGCTGTCGAAGGCCGCCAGGGCCTCCGAACCCTTCGTCGTCTCCGGCGTCGCCGAGCGTTCCCCGAATCTGCTCGACCCGCAGCGAACCCTCGGAGACCATCCGATCGGCACCATCCTCCTCGTGCCGTTGACGGCGTCGGGACACGACTTCCCGCTCGGTGTCCTCGCCGTCGGACTGAGTCCGTACCGGGTGTTCGACGCCGCGTACTCCACCTTCGTCGAACTCGTCGCCACCAAGATCTCGGGACTGCTGCGTGATGCGTCGGCGATGGATGCCGAGCGTCGCCGGGCCGATGCGTTCGCGGCGCTCGACGCTGCCAAGACCCGGTTCCTCGAATCGATCAGCCACGAGTTCCGCACACCGCTCACACTGCTCCTCGGCCCGTTGCAGAGCATGCTCGACGAGGCCACGACGCTGACGGACGCGCAGCGACAGTCGCTGGAGGTCTCTCAGCGCGCCGCGATCCGGTTGCGGCGACTCGTCGACGCGTTGCTCGAAGCGACGCGTGCCGAGACCGACCCGTCGCGAAAGCCCCTGAGGCCGACCGATCCGGCGGCGCTCACGGCCGAATGTGTGGACCTGTTCACCGACGCGGCTCAACGTGCGGGCCTGGACCTGCGCAGCCGGATCGCCGACGCGGCGGCCGAGCAGACCCGGCTCGATCCCCAGACGTGGGCCCATATCGTGCTGAACCTGCTCTCGAACGCGATCAAGTACACCCCCTCGGGATCGATCGATGTGGATCTGGACGTCGAGGACGATCTGCTGGTCCTGAAGGTCGCCGACACCGGTCTCGGCATTCCGGAATCGGAGCTCGGTCGCATCTTCGAACGGTTCCATCGCGTCGAGAGCGTCGGGGGACGCAGTCAGGAAGGCATCGGGCTGGGTCTGTCCCTCGTCTCGGACTGGGTCCACACGCTCGGCGGAAGTGTGACCGTGTCCAGTGAGCTCGGGCACGGCAGCACCTTCACCGTGTCCGTTCCCCGCGTCCTCGACCCGACCTCGGAGTCGCCGGCGGGAACCGTCCCGGGGGATCTGAGCGCCATGTACATCGGCGAAGCGCAACAGTGGGACAGGGTCGCTTTCGACGAGGACGAATCGTCCACGCAGGGAGAGGATGTGGAATCGTTGCCACGGATCCTCGTGATCGAGGACAACGCGGACATGCGTGACTATCTGACGCAGTTGTTGCGTCGCCAGAGCTGGCACGTGGATGCGGTGGGGGACAGCGATGCCGCCCTCGAGCGGATCCGATCGCGACCGCCGCATCTCGTCCTCAGCGACATCATGCTCCCCGGTCGGGACGGGGTGGAGCTGCTCGGGGAGATCCGCCGCGACCCGGCGACCTCCCGTTTGCCGGTCATCCTCCTGACGGCACGGGCCGGCGCGGAGGCCACGATCGGCGGTCTGCGTACCGGCGCCGACGATTACATCACCAAACCGTTCCATCCCGACGAGCTCATCGCCCGTGTGCGCGTGAATCTCGAATTGTCGTGGCTGCGTGAGCAGATGCTCGCCGCGCGGGAGCGTGAGTCCGACCAGTTGAAGACGGCCCTGGAGACCCGGTCGACACTGAGCAAGGCCGTCGGACTGATGATGGCCACGTTCAAGTGCGACGCCGACGCGGCGTTCGACAAACTCGTCGCCTTCTCCCAGCACCGCAACGTCAAGGTGCGTGAGATCGCCGAGCAGATCGTCGGTGACTACACCGCCTCGCTCAGCAATTCGTCGGGGTAG
- the wzm gene encoding galactan export ABC transporter permease subunit Wzm/RfbD, with the protein MSDALTVDDEPIESSSRSFRRAFKDLREGFNHRELWLLLGWQDIKQRYRRSVLGPFWITIATGVSAIAMGVLYGTLFNLDVPEFLPYVALGFIIWNLIQGSILEGADVFMSNEGLIKQLPTPLSVHVYRLVWRQMILFAHNIVIYIGIFIFFPRQLYWTAFLAIPALALIAINAVWVSLVFGILATRYRDIAPLLGSIVQLLFFMTPIIWTEKTLEGTGNEGRARIAEINPLYHFLDIVRTPLLGGDQQLYHWVIVLIITVVGWGIALLALRNYRSRVAYWV; encoded by the coding sequence GTGTCTGATGCCCTCACCGTCGACGACGAACCCATCGAGTCGTCCTCACGCTCGTTCCGGCGCGCGTTCAAGGATCTGCGCGAAGGCTTCAACCACCGCGAACTGTGGTTGCTGCTCGGCTGGCAGGACATCAAGCAGCGCTACCGCCGGTCGGTGCTCGGTCCGTTCTGGATCACGATCGCCACGGGTGTGTCGGCGATCGCGATGGGTGTGCTCTACGGCACGCTGTTCAACCTCGACGTCCCGGAGTTCCTGCCGTACGTCGCGCTCGGCTTCATCATCTGGAACCTGATCCAGGGGTCGATCCTCGAGGGCGCGGACGTGTTCATGTCCAACGAGGGCCTGATCAAGCAGTTGCCGACGCCGTTGAGTGTGCACGTCTACCGGCTGGTGTGGCGGCAGATGATCCTGTTCGCGCACAACATCGTCATCTACATCGGTATCTTCATCTTCTTCCCACGTCAGCTGTACTGGACGGCCTTCCTCGCCATCCCGGCGCTGGCGTTGATCGCGATCAACGCGGTGTGGGTGTCGCTGGTGTTCGGCATCCTCGCCACGCGCTACCGCGACATCGCGCCGCTGCTCGGCAGCATCGTCCAGCTGCTGTTCTTCATGACGCCGATCATCTGGACGGAGAAGACGCTCGAGGGCACCGGCAACGAGGGTCGGGCGCGGATCGCGGAGATCAACCCGCTCTACCACTTCCTCGACATCGTGCGGACCCCGCTGCTCGGCGGCGACCAGCAGCTCTACCACTGGGTCATCGTCCTGATCATCACCGTCGTCGGCTGGGGTATCGCCCTGCTCGCGCTGCGCAACTACCGCTCGCGCGTCGCCTACTGGGTCTGA
- a CDS encoding amidohydrolase — MTLALQGLDEIRADQENFYRDLHAHPELSHQESRTAAEVAARLRAAGCEVHTGVGGTGVVGVLQRGDGPGVLLRADMDALPVREETGLDYASSVTATGADGNATPVMHACGHDMHVVCLVGAVELLSRAGEWCGRLVAVFQPGEEVADGARRMVDDGLAGIVGKVDVALCQHVLAFPAGLVGTRSGPTLSAADSMRITVHGRGAHGSMPQASVDPVVLAAMIVVRLQTIIARETRPGEPAVLTVGSIQAGTKSNVIPDKATILLNLRTYDEDTRHAILTAVKRIVVAECDASRSPRPPEFELFDQYPMTDNGPVVTERVAAAFAEHFGDDAGELPLQTASEDFSVIPRALGIPYTYWGIGGTDPELYRQAEVEGRIADDVPVNHSSKFAPLLQPTLDAGTAALTVAARAFLGTA; from the coding sequence ATGACGCTTGCTCTGCAGGGCTTGGACGAGATCCGCGCGGACCAGGAGAACTTCTACCGCGACCTGCACGCCCACCCGGAGTTGTCGCACCAGGAGTCGCGCACTGCCGCCGAGGTCGCCGCGCGGTTACGGGCCGCCGGGTGCGAGGTGCACACCGGTGTGGGTGGCACGGGTGTCGTCGGGGTCCTACAGCGAGGTGACGGGCCCGGCGTGCTGCTGCGCGCCGACATGGATGCCCTGCCGGTTCGGGAGGAGACCGGTCTGGACTACGCCAGTTCCGTGACCGCGACCGGCGCGGACGGCAACGCGACGCCTGTCATGCACGCCTGCGGGCACGACATGCACGTCGTGTGCCTCGTCGGCGCGGTGGAACTGTTGTCCCGCGCCGGCGAGTGGTGTGGGCGGCTGGTCGCGGTGTTCCAACCGGGGGAGGAGGTCGCCGACGGCGCCCGGCGCATGGTCGACGACGGGCTCGCCGGGATCGTCGGGAAGGTCGACGTGGCATTGTGCCAGCACGTCCTGGCCTTCCCGGCCGGGCTCGTGGGCACGCGCAGCGGGCCGACCCTCTCGGCCGCCGACAGCATGCGCATCACCGTTCACGGCCGGGGCGCGCACGGGTCGATGCCGCAGGCCTCCGTCGACCCGGTGGTACTCGCCGCGATGATCGTCGTCCGGTTGCAGACGATCATCGCGCGGGAGACCCGGCCCGGTGAGCCTGCGGTACTGACCGTCGGCAGTATTCAGGCCGGGACGAAGAGCAACGTCATTCCGGACAAGGCGACGATCCTGCTCAACCTCCGCACCTACGACGAGGACACCCGCCATGCGATCCTCACCGCTGTGAAGCGGATCGTCGTCGCCGAGTGCGACGCCTCCCGTTCGCCGCGACCACCCGAGTTCGAACTGTTCGACCAGTACCCCATGACGGACAACGGCCCCGTGGTCACCGAGCGGGTCGCGGCGGCGTTCGCCGAACACTTCGGGGACGACGCGGGTGAACTTCCGTTGCAGACGGCCAGTGAGGACTTCAGCGTCATTCCCCGCGCGCTCGGCATTCCGTACACGTACTGGGGGATAGGTGGCACCGATCCCGAGCTCTACCGTCAGGCCGAAGTCGAGGGGCGCATCGCCGACGACGTGCCGGTCAACCACTCGTCGAAGTTCGCTCCGCTGCTGCAGCCCACCCTCGACGCCGGGACGGCTGCTCTGACCGTCGCTGCGCGGGCGTTCCTGGGGACTGCATGA
- a CDS encoding trimeric intracellular cation channel family protein, with amino-acid sequence MTTQSTLLLVLDLLGTFAFAVNGAFTAVRVARIDIVGVVTLGMVTALGGGIIRDILIDDLPPATFSDWRYLAVAAAGSLLALFGRKLERLSKPITVFDAAGLSLFAVTGAGKALDFGLGPVQAIILGTITGVGGGTVRDVLIRRVPVVLNSELYAIPALVAATVLVVCESLEVPTLPAALGAAALCFVIRMVGVRYDLDAPRPRGFDDPDPPKPA; translated from the coding sequence GTGACTACCCAGAGCACGTTGCTGCTCGTACTCGATCTGCTCGGCACCTTCGCCTTCGCTGTCAACGGCGCCTTCACCGCCGTGCGGGTCGCGAGGATCGACATCGTCGGCGTGGTGACGCTCGGAATGGTGACCGCGCTCGGCGGCGGGATCATCCGCGACATCCTGATCGACGACCTTCCGCCCGCGACGTTCAGCGACTGGCGCTATCTCGCGGTGGCCGCTGCCGGAAGCCTTCTCGCTCTCTTCGGCCGTAAGCTGGAGCGATTGTCCAAGCCGATCACCGTGTTCGACGCCGCAGGCTTGAGTCTGTTCGCCGTCACCGGTGCGGGTAAGGCCCTCGATTTCGGGTTGGGCCCGGTGCAGGCGATCATCCTGGGCACGATCACCGGGGTCGGGGGCGGCACGGTGCGCGACGTGTTGATCCGGCGGGTTCCGGTCGTGTTGAACAGCGAGCTGTATGCCATTCCTGCGTTGGTGGCCGCGACCGTCCTCGTCGTCTGCGAGAGTCTCGAGGTGCCCACGCTGCCCGCAGCGCTCGGGGCTGCGGCGTTGTGCTTCGTCATCCGAATGGTCGGGGTCCGTTACGATCTCGACGCGCCGCGTCCGCGGGGGTTCGACGACCCCGACCCACCGAAACCGGCCTGA
- a CDS encoding glycosyltransferase, producing MEQAAAGDTSTIGHDADTLDEVLTEPVRRDRLIVQRGVFASLSPRVPEKMYVHTKGDAASDRYGLQLADGATAHTNTYFGRFPATFWQRWTDVKTVNLQLTYGCSGTAKFTVWASDARGRERIVTVETVSGSGELDLELPIERFVDGGAMWFAVDASNGSVLVSDARWTVAAPERLRPAAVVICTFNRADDCTVTVGTLASDDGAMADIEAVCIVDQGTDQVRSRSAFAEVADKLGDKLIYLTQPNLGGAGGFSRGMYEITGSAKAEHANVIVMDDDILCEPESVLRLNAFANMTVQPTIVGAQMLSLSNPQVLHVSAEREVLDEITAGALTPGARMGIDLVKKKQDMRFDAGWNGWWTCLLPAEIIADCGLPIPLFFQWDDIEYGIRARYAGHPTVTLPNAGVWHADFYLKDYDDWARYFSIRNGLIVSSIYGRFDGNDMSKYLFRKISELIVSMQYGLAATFIKAAEDFLAGPDFLYDGGQSVLKELRELRDRYPETKPLPAAQVGKESDPHTQMSVWQFEPDKKREGLVLLKRAVQQFAGKVDRRTVTVPAHFAAWWHVSLFDKAVVTDASQNAVRVRHRDKDTAVELAKQTAKVCWQLRKEAPRMKTVWQEALPKLTSRENWARLYGIDG from the coding sequence ATGGAGCAGGCAGCTGCCGGCGACACAAGCACGATCGGACATGACGCGGACACGCTGGACGAGGTTCTCACCGAGCCGGTGCGTCGCGACCGGTTGATCGTCCAGCGCGGCGTCTTCGCATCCCTGTCGCCGCGCGTGCCGGAGAAGATGTACGTCCACACGAAGGGCGACGCGGCGTCCGATCGCTACGGGCTGCAGCTCGCCGACGGCGCGACCGCCCACACCAACACCTACTTCGGGCGTTTCCCCGCGACGTTCTGGCAGCGCTGGACCGACGTGAAGACCGTCAACCTGCAGCTCACCTACGGCTGCTCCGGTACCGCGAAGTTCACCGTGTGGGCGTCCGACGCCCGTGGACGCGAGCGGATCGTGACGGTCGAGACGGTGTCGGGTTCGGGCGAGCTCGACCTCGAGCTGCCGATCGAGCGGTTCGTCGACGGCGGTGCGATGTGGTTCGCCGTCGACGCCAGCAACGGATCGGTGCTCGTCTCCGACGCGCGCTGGACGGTCGCCGCACCCGAGCGCCTGCGACCCGCCGCCGTCGTCATCTGCACGTTCAACCGCGCCGACGACTGCACCGTCACCGTCGGCACCCTCGCCTCGGACGACGGGGCGATGGCCGACATCGAAGCGGTGTGCATCGTCGACCAGGGCACCGACCAGGTGCGCTCGCGTTCGGCGTTCGCCGAGGTCGCCGACAAGCTCGGCGACAAGCTCATCTACCTGACCCAGCCGAATCTCGGTGGTGCGGGTGGTTTCTCGCGAGGCATGTACGAGATCACCGGCTCGGCCAAGGCCGAGCACGCCAACGTCATCGTCATGGACGACGACATCCTGTGCGAACCCGAATCGGTGTTGCGTCTCAACGCTTTCGCGAACATGACGGTGCAGCCGACGATCGTCGGTGCCCAGATGTTGTCGTTGAGCAACCCGCAGGTCCTGCACGTCTCGGCCGAGCGTGAGGTGCTCGACGAGATCACCGCCGGCGCACTGACTCCGGGCGCGCGCATGGGTATCGATCTCGTGAAGAAGAAGCAGGACATGCGTTTCGACGCCGGCTGGAACGGCTGGTGGACCTGCCTGCTGCCGGCCGAGATCATCGCCGACTGCGGCCTGCCCATCCCGTTGTTCTTCCAGTGGGACGACATCGAATACGGCATCCGTGCCCGCTACGCGGGGCATCCGACGGTCACCCTGCCCAATGCGGGTGTGTGGCACGCCGATTTCTACCTCAAGGACTACGACGACTGGGCGCGCTACTTCAGCATCCGCAACGGTCTGATCGTCTCGTCCATCTATGGGCGCTTCGACGGGAACGACATGTCGAAGTACCTGTTCCGCAAGATCAGTGAGCTCATCGTCTCGATGCAGTACGGTCTCGCCGCGACCTTCATCAAGGCGGCGGAGGACTTCCTCGCCGGACCGGACTTCCTCTACGACGGCGGCCAGTCGGTGCTGAAGGAACTGCGCGAACTGCGCGACCGCTATCCCGAGACGAAGCCGCTGCCGGCCGCGCAGGTGGGCAAGGAATCCGACCCGCACACGCAGATGTCGGTGTGGCAGTTCGAGCCCGACAAGAAGCGCGAGGGGCTGGTGCTGCTCAAGCGTGCCGTGCAGCAGTTCGCCGGTAAGGTCGACCGCCGGACGGTCACCGTGCCCGCGCACTTCGCCGCCTGGTGGCACGTGTCGCTGTTCGACAAGGCCGTCGTCACCGACGCCTCGCAGAACGCCGTGCGGGTGCGTCACCGCGACAAGGACACCGCTGTCGAACTCGCGAAGCAGACCGCGAAGGTGTGCTGGCAGCTCCGCAAGGAAGCGCCCCGGATGAAGACGGTCTGGCAGGAAGCGCTGCCCAAGCTCACGAGCCGCGAGAACTGGGCGCGCCTGTACGGCATCGACGGGTAG
- a CDS encoding AMP-dependent synthetase/ligase, with amino-acid sequence MTPRATSPSTLCEAFQTTAAAYPDKVALRTPDDSVSYTWRQYAQRVERLAAGLAGLGVSRGDTVGLMLTNRPEFHLLDTAAIHLGAVPFSIYNSLTAEQISYVLGNAGNRVMIAEEQFVPVLRQALGDTKVEHLVCIDGKPEGTISLDDLEAAADPSFDFEASWKAVQPPDLLTLIYTSGTTGPPKGVELTHANLLAELEATSSYLPTGPDDRILSYLPDAHIANRWGSHYSSLYSGMQITTLDDLKQAITVLPSLRPTLFGAVPQVWYKLKAAIDKTLAEESSPIKKKLALWAIDVGRKRARLQSDGKPVPRTLEVQHAVADRLVLSAIRGKLGLDQVRAAVTGAAAISPEVLEFVLALGIPCSEVWGMSETSCVVTMNRPGAIRIGTVGQAVPCAQLRIAEDGELLVSGPLLMKGYRNDPEKTSDAIDSDGWLHTGDIGEIDADGYVRLIDRKKEIIVNAAGKNMSPANIEGALRAACPMLGGAVAIGNDRPYNVALLALDPDALAVFAEQHGLSGTHEELSRHPVVLESIAKSVEEANSKLSRVEQIKKYTVLPTIWEPSGDELTPTMKLKRKPIDAKYAEEIDKLYAGA; translated from the coding sequence ATGACCCCTCGTGCCACCTCACCGTCGACCCTCTGCGAAGCCTTCCAGACCACCGCCGCGGCGTACCCCGACAAGGTCGCGCTGCGCACCCCCGACGACTCCGTCTCCTACACCTGGCGTCAGTACGCGCAGCGCGTCGAACGCCTCGCCGCCGGGCTGGCCGGACTCGGCGTGAGCCGCGGGGACACCGTCGGTCTCATGCTCACCAACCGGCCCGAATTCCACCTTCTCGACACCGCCGCGATCCACCTCGGCGCGGTGCCGTTCTCGATCTACAACTCGTTGACCGCCGAACAGATCTCGTACGTGCTCGGCAACGCCGGCAACCGCGTGATGATCGCCGAGGAACAGTTCGTCCCCGTTCTGCGGCAGGCGCTCGGTGACACGAAGGTCGAGCACCTGGTGTGCATCGACGGCAAACCGGAAGGCACCATCTCCCTCGACGACCTCGAGGCCGCCGCCGATCCGTCCTTCGACTTCGAGGCCTCGTGGAAGGCCGTGCAACCGCCCGACCTGCTGACCCTCATCTACACCTCCGGCACCACCGGGCCGCCGAAGGGTGTCGAACTCACCCACGCGAACCTGCTCGCCGAACTCGAGGCGACGAGCTCGTATCTGCCCACCGGCCCGGACGACCGGATTCTGTCGTATCTGCCCGACGCGCACATCGCCAACCGCTGGGGCTCGCACTACTCGAGCCTGTACAGCGGCATGCAGATCACCACGCTCGACGACCTCAAGCAGGCCATCACCGTGCTGCCGAGCCTGCGGCCGACGCTCTTCGGCGCCGTCCCCCAGGTCTGGTACAAGCTCAAGGCCGCGATCGACAAGACCCTCGCCGAGGAATCGAGCCCGATCAAGAAGAAACTCGCGTTGTGGGCGATCGACGTCGGACGCAAGCGTGCCCGGCTGCAGTCCGACGGCAAACCGGTCCCCCGCACCCTCGAGGTGCAGCACGCGGTGGCCGACAGGCTGGTGCTGTCCGCGATCCGCGGCAAGCTCGGCCTCGATCAGGTCCGGGCCGCTGTCACCGGTGCCGCCGCGATCTCGCCGGAGGTCCTCGAGTTCGTTCTCGCCCTCGGCATTCCGTGCTCCGAGGTGTGGGGTATGTCGGAGACCTCGTGCGTGGTCACGATGAACCGGCCGGGCGCCATCCGCATCGGCACCGTCGGGCAGGCCGTGCCGTGTGCGCAGCTCAGGATCGCCGAGGACGGCGAACTGCTCGTCTCGGGTCCGCTGTTGATGAAGGGCTACCGCAACGACCCCGAGAAGACTTCGGATGCAATCGATTCCGACGGCTGGCTGCACACCGGCGACATCGGTGAGATCGATGCGGACGGATACGTGCGGTTGATCGACCGGAAGAAGGAGATCATCGTCAACGCGGCGGGGAAGAACATGTCGCCCGCCAATATCGAAGGCGCCCTGCGGGCCGCTTGCCCGATGCTCGGTGGCGCCGTCGCCATCGGCAACGACCGCCCCTACAACGTCGCGCTGCTCGCGCTCGATCCCGATGCCCTGGCCGTTTTCGCCGAACAACACGGTCTCAGCGGAACCCACGAGGAGCTCTCCCGGCATCCGGTGGTCCTCGAGTCGATCGCGAAATCGGTCGAGGAGGCGAACAGCAAGTTGTCGCGGGTCGAGCAGATCAAGAAGTACACGGTGCTGCCGACGATCTGGGAACCCTCCGGCGACGAGCTGACCCCGACGATGAAGCTCAAGCGCAAGCCCATCGATGCGAAGTACGCGGAGGAGATCGACAAGCTGTACGCGGGGGCCTGA
- a CDS encoding glycosyltransferase family 39 protein, with protein MLIGVATVLVAGAFSWVPSLWWDEAATISSADRSVEGMLRVHTRIDAVHGLHNLLLHYWFSLVGVDEFTARLPGVLALGAGAAAVTATGQVLAGRRVGIAAGVLFALSPRVTWAATEARSYAFAAALVAVLSLLVALGCATGRRRWWALYAVVLPVATVMFVYSATVVVAHAVTVLVRGRGRGAFLLSAGVGAALSTPFVLLAYSQAEQVAWIPPLDSMIVRTIALDQWFPQAPWTAALLAAITVAGVIVAVRRGVEPGERTLLWLAVPGFAVPMVLLLGYSLLEDNVYLERYLSFTVPAMVLSVGWAAARVATRWWSMLIVLTAVAVSVAPAYVQQRQSFGKPGGMDYSVIADRLVERSEPGDCVAFEPRVSWAPTSLRAVVDARPDAVEGLDDVGLGYDAVDRVNLWSTDAPPPELARRAATRCEVLWVIADGERETGFRVWHPNNVWWRFEPHRFTETDTYRELEAVGFRITDREPIHRSQLVRLEPTQTQ; from the coding sequence GTGCTCATCGGGGTTGCGACCGTGCTCGTCGCAGGGGCGTTCTCGTGGGTGCCCTCGCTGTGGTGGGACGAGGCCGCGACCATCTCGAGCGCCGACCGGTCCGTCGAGGGGATGCTCCGCGTCCACACCCGGATCGACGCCGTCCACGGCCTGCACAATCTCCTGCTGCACTACTGGTTCTCGCTGGTGGGCGTCGACGAGTTCACCGCCCGTCTGCCCGGTGTGCTCGCGCTCGGGGCGGGTGCCGCAGCCGTCACCGCGACCGGCCAGGTGCTGGCGGGTCGTCGCGTGGGGATCGCCGCCGGGGTGCTGTTCGCGCTGTCGCCGCGGGTGACCTGGGCGGCCACCGAAGCGCGGTCCTATGCCTTTGCTGCGGCGCTGGTCGCGGTGTTGTCGCTGCTGGTCGCGCTCGGCTGCGCGACCGGCCGTCGACGCTGGTGGGCCCTGTACGCCGTCGTCCTGCCGGTCGCGACGGTGATGTTCGTGTACTCCGCGACGGTCGTCGTCGCGCATGCCGTCACCGTGCTGGTCCGGGGTCGTGGGCGCGGTGCGTTCCTGTTGTCCGCAGGGGTTGGCGCGGCCTTGTCGACGCCGTTCGTCCTGCTCGCCTACTCGCAGGCCGAGCAGGTCGCGTGGATTCCCCCGCTCGACTCGATGATCGTCCGCACGATCGCCCTCGACCAGTGGTTCCCGCAGGCCCCGTGGACGGCTGCGTTGCTCGCCGCGATCACCGTCGCCGGGGTGATCGTCGCGGTCCGTCGTGGTGTGGAGCCGGGGGAGCGCACCCTGCTCTGGCTCGCGGTACCGGGCTTCGCCGTGCCGATGGTGCTGCTGCTCGGCTACTCGCTGCTCGAGGACAACGTGTACCTCGAGCGCTATCTGTCGTTCACGGTTCCCGCGATGGTGCTCTCGGTGGGCTGGGCCGCCGCCCGTGTCGCGACCCGCTGGTGGTCGATGCTGATCGTCCTGACCGCGGTCGCCGTCAGTGTCGCGCCGGCCTACGTGCAGCAGCGACAGTCGTTCGGCAAGCCCGGTGGGATGGACTACAGCGTGATCGCCGACCGGCTCGTCGAACGCTCCGAACCCGGCGACTGTGTGGCCTTCGAACCGCGCGTCTCGTGGGCACCGACGTCACTGCGCGCCGTCGTCGACGCCCGGCCCGACGCGGTGGAAGGGCTCGACGACGTGGGGCTCGGGTACGACGCCGTCGACCGCGTGAACCTGTGGTCGACCGACGCCCCGCCACCGGAACTCGCCCGACGCGCGGCGACCCGGTGCGAGGTGCTGTGGGTGATCGCCGACGGCGAGCGCGAGACCGGCTTCCGGGTGTGGCACCCGAACAACGTGTGGTGGCGGTTCGAACCACACCGGTTCACCGAGACGGACACCTACCGGGAGCTCGAGGCCGTCGGTTTCCGGATCACCGACAGGGAGCCGATCCACCGTTCACAGCTCGTCCGGCTCGAACCGACTCAGACCCAGTAG